Proteins encoded together in one Palaemon carinicauda isolate YSFRI2023 chromosome 45, ASM3689809v2, whole genome shotgun sequence window:
- the LOC137634982 gene encoding oplophorus-luciferin 2-monooxygenase non-catalytic subunit-like isoform X1, with translation MFKLVVVTFVCIQVAVESKAQRICPDPSIIDPCICYKEGDDLFLDCSQVMSELQLGQILGQPLPSYDFKEFTILHNWNLRTIPAGVFGSLTFEEVQLKGGNIELIEPGALLGSVQTLKKLKVLNQELFSFPFEEVELFRQLGSLKFDYNKLETLPPLKSSHFV, from the exons ATGTTTAAATTGGTTGTTGTGACGTTCGTCTGTATTCAGGTTGCCGTGGAAT CCAAGGCCCAAAGAATATGCCCAGACCCTTCCATTATTGACCCTTGCATTTGCTACAAGGAAGGAGATGACCTATTCCTCGACTGCTCCCAAGTGATGTCCGAGTTGCAGCTGGGTCAGATCCTGGGCCAGCCTCTCCCATCCTACGACTTCAAGGAGTTCACCATCCTCCACAACTGGAACTTGAGAACCATTCCCGCAGGAGTCTTCGGCAGTCTGACCTTCGAGGAGGTACAGTTAAAAGGAGGCAACATCGAGCTCATTGAACCAGGGGCGCTCCTTGGCAGTGTCCAGACGCTGAAGaaactgaaggtcctcaaccaggagctgttttcttttcctttcgaGGAGGTGGAACTCTTCAGGCAGCTGGGTTCCCTCAAATTCGACTACAACAAACTCGAGACGCTTCCGCCACTGAAGTCCTCCCACTTTGTATGA